The proteins below are encoded in one region of Fibrella aestuarina BUZ 2:
- a CDS encoding RagB/SusD family nutrient uptake outer membrane protein, whose amino-acid sequence MKKILICLGLSAVALLTGCNRSLDIVNPNQLTAESFWKTDADALAGVNAVYSTLHRGGISRWLPFYYIIRSDEGRSQSPATDIVNNMDQFLVTDYNYGNAYAIWNDNYIGVNRANQVIQNVPNIAMDETLKNRYIGEAKFMRGLFYYHLVTLFGNVPLTLQTSVVGDRPASATIAQVWAQIEKDLTEAAAVLPTTYSGGNLGRATKGAAYALLAKAQMQQQKYTEALTPLQWLADGEGKGIYSLMPNYRDNFLITSENNRESVFEWQFQENPAEFTDDDSQTPNQNYGTSIAQFFGPSGIGWSDGEANRWPIYEFNERTTTNARDPRLEASFLFDSTDVRGPAFTQIYGQTFLQRYGTTNKRVWFRKFQNDHWKNEEGYRSPNNWRYIRYADVLLLYAEALNATGKTTQAYAYVDQVRRRAGLPTLTAARPGLSQAQFLAQLKHERVTELSGEGHRWNDLVRWGDLGPQLASRDPAFSTFVKGKSELLPIPQLDRDLNPNLTQNPNY is encoded by the coding sequence ATGAAAAAGATACTCATTTGTCTGGGTCTATCGGCCGTTGCCCTGCTGACGGGCTGCAACCGGAGTCTGGATATTGTCAACCCCAACCAGCTAACGGCGGAGTCGTTCTGGAAAACCGACGCCGATGCGCTGGCGGGCGTCAATGCCGTCTACAGCACCCTGCACCGGGGCGGTATTTCGCGCTGGCTGCCGTTCTACTACATCATCCGGTCCGACGAAGGGCGGAGCCAAAGCCCGGCTACCGACATCGTCAACAACATGGATCAGTTTCTGGTCACTGATTACAACTACGGGAACGCCTACGCCATCTGGAACGACAATTACATCGGCGTCAACCGGGCCAATCAGGTGATTCAGAACGTACCCAACATCGCGATGGACGAGACGCTGAAGAACCGCTACATCGGCGAAGCGAAGTTTATGCGGGGGTTGTTTTATTACCACCTCGTCACGCTGTTTGGCAACGTACCCCTGACGTTGCAGACGTCGGTGGTGGGTGACCGGCCCGCTTCGGCAACGATCGCACAGGTGTGGGCGCAGATCGAAAAAGACCTGACTGAGGCGGCGGCGGTCCTGCCCACAACCTACAGCGGCGGCAATCTGGGGCGGGCCACCAAAGGCGCGGCCTATGCCTTGCTGGCTAAGGCGCAGATGCAGCAGCAGAAATACACCGAAGCGCTCACGCCCCTGCAATGGCTGGCCGATGGCGAAGGCAAAGGCATCTACTCGCTGATGCCCAATTACCGCGACAACTTTCTGATCACGAGCGAAAACAACCGGGAGTCGGTGTTTGAATGGCAGTTCCAAGAAAACCCCGCCGAGTTTACGGATGATGACAGCCAGACGCCCAACCAGAACTACGGCACCTCGATCGCGCAGTTTTTTGGTCCCAGCGGCATTGGCTGGTCAGATGGCGAAGCCAATCGCTGGCCGATTTATGAGTTCAACGAACGCACTACCACCAACGCCCGCGACCCTCGCCTGGAGGCCTCGTTCCTCTTCGACTCGACCGACGTGCGCGGCCCGGCTTTCACCCAAATCTACGGGCAGACCTTCCTGCAACGGTACGGCACCACCAATAAGCGGGTGTGGTTCCGGAAGTTCCAGAACGACCACTGGAAGAACGAGGAAGGCTACCGCTCGCCCAACAACTGGCGGTACATTCGCTACGCCGACGTGCTGCTGCTGTATGCCGAAGCCCTCAACGCCACCGGCAAAACAACGCAGGCCTACGCCTATGTCGATCAGGTACGTCGGCGGGCGGGACTGCCTACGCTCACCGCCGCCCGGCCTGGCCTGTCGCAGGCGCAGTTTCTGGCGCAGCTCAAGCATGAGCGCGTGACGGAGCTATCGGGCGAAGGGCACCGCTGGAACGACCTGGTCCGTTGGGGCGATCTCGGCCCGCAGCTGGCAAGCCGCGACCCGGCCTTCTCGACCTTTGTGAAGGGCAAAAGCGAGCTGCTGCCCATTCCCCAGCTCGACCGCGACCTGAACCCGAACCTGACCCAGAACCCGAATTATTAA
- a CDS encoding glycoside hydrolase family 43 protein encodes MTKYLFLLLPLYFLACKSGDNGSGTTTPVAPVDTVGKFRNPLISPAPDPWVTYRDGFYYVMHTTGNNLRIYKTASMSRLGAARPVTVWTPPATGPNSRDIWAPELHHLNGKWYIYYAADNNGVDATHRMFVLENAAADPTTGTWTDRGQLNLPENRWAIDATVIQLNNQLFCAWSGWENDLGGSQQLYLCKLTNPYTAEGGRTRISSPELAWERQGFGVNEGPQFLVHANKVFVIYSASFCGTDQYALGQLAADTTASLTTASVWTKAQSPVFGPYASGTTYGVGHNSFFTSRDGRENWLLYHANAAPGQGCGDFRSARIQPFTWKTDGTPNFGTPVNLNDYLKRPSGE; translated from the coding sequence ATGACGAAATACCTTTTTCTGCTCCTTCCGCTTTATTTCCTTGCCTGTAAGTCGGGCGACAACGGATCGGGTACGACCACGCCGGTTGCGCCGGTCGATACAGTGGGCAAATTCAGAAACCCCCTCATCTCGCCCGCCCCTGACCCCTGGGTGACCTACCGCGACGGTTTTTACTACGTCATGCACACCACGGGCAACAACCTGCGCATCTACAAAACCGCCAGCATGAGCCGGCTCGGCGCTGCCCGGCCCGTTACCGTCTGGACGCCGCCCGCCACCGGCCCCAACTCGCGCGACATCTGGGCACCCGAGCTGCATCACCTCAACGGCAAGTGGTACATCTACTACGCCGCCGACAACAACGGCGTCGACGCCACGCACCGGATGTTTGTGCTGGAAAATGCGGCGGCCGACCCCACCACCGGCACCTGGACCGACCGGGGACAACTGAACCTGCCCGAGAACCGCTGGGCCATCGACGCCACGGTGATTCAGCTTAACAATCAGTTATTCTGCGCCTGGTCGGGCTGGGAGAATGACTTGGGCGGCTCCCAGCAACTGTACCTCTGCAAACTGACCAACCCGTACACAGCCGAAGGGGGACGTACCCGGATTTCGTCGCCCGAGCTAGCTTGGGAGCGGCAGGGGTTCGGCGTCAATGAAGGGCCGCAGTTTCTGGTGCATGCCAACAAGGTGTTCGTCATTTACTCGGCCAGTTTCTGCGGCACGGATCAATACGCGCTGGGTCAGCTTGCGGCCGATACGACGGCGAGTCTGACCACCGCATCCGTCTGGACCAAAGCGCAGAGCCCGGTCTTCGGCCCTTACGCCAGCGGCACCACCTACGGCGTCGGCCACAACAGTTTCTTTACCTCACGCGATGGGAGAGAGAACTGGCTGCTGTATCATGCCAACGCCGCGCCCGGTCAGGGTTGCGGCGATTTCCGCTCGGCCCGCATCCAGCCCTTCACCTGGAAAACCGACGGCACGCCCAATTTCGGTACACCCGTCAACCTGAACGATTACCTCAAACGCCCCTCCGGCGAGTAG